The genomic stretch TGTGTTAACAGTGCTGTTGTTGACGGAGGAGATGCACATGAGATGGTCTGCAGGATACTGGTCACAGCGTAGAATTTCTGGCCACGGGTAGCCATAACAACTCATGATTGGTGCACAGCTGTCCCGAACAGATTCGCACAGACTCCTGCAGGGTGATATGAACCTGATaaagaagagatggagagggaatGTGGGCAGCATTAAAAAGATGAGAGGATCTGAATCAATAGTGTAGTGGTGGGGAACAAACAAGGCTAGATTAGATAACATTTGgtagcttgtttttctttttctcaaccTAGAGGTGCTAATGTGACAAAAATTAGATTATAGTGCTTTGATGGCTTGCTTTCAGTGTGAAACCAGGGCCTTACCTCAGAGACCAGCACCAATTAGCCTAGCTTTCACAAGGTGTTAACCCTTGATGACCCTGCTCCTATTTAACATTACCATTAatccagtttttgtttttttctatccTATTGATGAAGCAGGTCAGCCTTCTGTTAGGGTTCTTTTTAAACTGGGACCCTGGCTACCACActactagagctgcaacgattagtctgttaattgattagtcgactgaaagaaaattagatgccaactattttgatgagtGCTTaccttttcaagcaaaaaaatgtcaaacttttgctgcaattctttcttttcttcccatTTATGATGGTAAAAGAAGAGGCTCTGGGTTTCCGACTATTTGTattaaagaagcaatttgaagatgttacTCTTGGCTCTGGGAGATTGTGATGAGAATTTGTCTTCATATTTTTGGCAAACATTTAATGGATTTTCACTAGAAATAGTCAGCAGATTAGTTGATAATTATAGTTGCAGCCCAACACATTAGCACTACTAAATTTAAGTGCATTTCTAAACAGAAACCTACGAGCAGCTGTCCCCTGAAAATCAGAATTGTGACTTCCAAAGACACAATAAtggaaaaaggttttttgtAAACTTACCTGTCAAGGCAGATGGGTgcaaagagagagcagaggaagatgCGGGCGTCAGGGTGGCACTCTCTCGCAAGTAGTGGCAACCAACTGGCACTCTGTTGAACAGCCTCAGCTGGAGACTCATGGCCCAGCAGGTTGGGCATCCTCATGGTGTCATAACCAATGTTTTGGCACAAAGCCATGCCTGACGGGATAGGGACACAGCGAGAGGAACGACGGGGCTCCCACAGCCCACCTTCACCAATAGAAAACATGGACCTGAAGCCAGTAGTTGTGTCAGGGTCCCCCCACTCCTCACCAtcctcttctgctgctgctcctggtCTAGAAACATGAATATCTCCAAATCCAATTTCACTGTTTCCCTCGATACTTGCCCTTTCCCCGCCCCTGTCCTTTAGTCCAAATCTAACTCTACCCTCGGCCCTCGCTCGGCCCTCCAGTCCTGCCCTCACTCTACCAGGACCAAGCGCTATTGTGCTGCTAGGCCCAGCAAGCAGAAGGAGAAACAGTAGGGAGGCCAAATGGGTGGTTTTTCTTGGGATAAAATGAGGGCAGATCACCGCAGTCATCCTGGGACAGAGGTTGGAAAGTAGGAGCAATCCCGAAGTGTGTCTCTTCTGTGTGACAGTGCAGGAGAGGATGGTAGAATAGGTGTATTTATAGTGGGCGGTGATTTCATTTGCATATGAAGGGGTAAGGGGAGGTTTAGAGAAGGGTTGGGGGGGACATTAATGTGTTATTAGAGATGTGAATCCACTGCATTTATGAGCAGATTTAAGTGTGTTTGACAGAGATCAAGATCAGTTAGGTGGTTGATTTGACATTTGGATACTTTTGGCTTTCGGCCATTTCTATCCCCACAGCTGGAAGTGAAACTCTTCTACACTTAGCATCATGCATTTTCATTCAACACACACCTAACTACCCTGTTCCACCCTGATTCCTTTGCTGTTTGTACTACTTTTTTATGCACCCCTGCTGCTAAGAGGGGAAGGTTGCATATTTTTATGAATACTTAATACTCATGAGAATATAACCCTTAAAGAGAAGTTAGTCAACATGTAAAAGCAAATATTTGTTATAATTGATTTAtcatttaagactttttttcaagaaaaatgcCCCAAGTTATCTGGTTCcaatactgaaaataatcagtagttgcagctctagtgtGCACTgcttgtgattgtgtgtgtgtgtgtgtgtgtgtgtgtgtgtgtgtgtgtgtgtgtgtcggacacAAACAAAATTCGTGTCGCCCTGCTGTGTAGCCATGGCCTGATTCCTGTTCAGACAAGCAGGTCACTTCCTTTCCGGGGGGAGAAAGGAAGGCTCAGTCCCCCTTCAATTATATCAGTTATCCAATTTAATGAGGCTTGACCTGACAATAGGAATTAACCAAGTGGGTACAGTGTAAAAGACACGGGTGACAAACAAGGTCTCTACTGTACAGGCAGCCAACCTGCCGGAAGCCTTTTATTAAGAGGGCAAATGACTGACAGACATGGATGGGAttgagaggaagaagagaacagGAGGGAGCCATGAAACAGTCATATGTGCCCTCACACTTcgtacaaaaatatatataatagaATAAATATATGATGTGATATAATGTGATTGATTCTCTAAAAGCCCAGGTGGACATACAGAGGAAATGTTAAGGGACAGATATCAAAATTAGAGACAACATGGAAAAAATACTAATAAGTATAGTAGGTGTAAATGATTCTTTTAGGGCTTAGTACTAATTAATATTAGCAATCATTGACTCCCAGAAGCCCACATTGTTTCCACCCTCCTGTGGGAGAAGTCCAGTGTCATTAC from Pagrus major chromosome 7, Pma_NU_1.0 encodes the following:
- the LOC140999145 gene encoding secreted frizzled-related protein 5; this encodes MTAVICPHFIPRKTTHLASLLFLLLLAGPSSTIALGPGRVRAGLEGRARAEGRVRFGLKDRGGERASIEGNSEIGFGDIHVSRPGAAAEEDGEEWGDPDTTTGFRSMFSIGEGGLWEPRRSSRCVPIPSGMALCQNIGYDTMRMPNLLGHESPAEAVQQSASWLPLLARECHPDARIFLCSLFAPICLDRFISPCRSLCESVRDSCAPIMSCYGYPWPEILRCDQYPADHLMCISSVNNSTVNTGGRRVPQASCRDCELEEASSSKDTLETFCRSDFVVKLRLTRLKYSPVSLSQFSLAAKLEVLKHGPLLGGQIRSRIELWLERDATCVRNMTRQHPRGGTFLVTGTVQGDRLVVNKAYAWKKRDKNLMAAARKWKQHRCRS